Proteins from a single region of Sphaerochaeta globosa str. Buddy:
- a CDS encoding O-acetylhomoserine aminocarboxypropyltransferase/cysteine synthase family protein: protein MATYHFETIALHAGQERADSATGARAVPIYQTTSYVFDNCAHAEARFNLSEPGNIYSRLTNPTQDAFEQRIAALEGGIAALAVSSGSAAITYSLLNLAKQGEHIVSAKTIYGGTYNLLSHTLCEWGITTTFVDASNLGEVEQAITDATKALFVETIGNPNATLCDLEALAALAHRHKIPLVVDNTFATPYLVRPIELGADIVVHSATKFIGGHGTSLGGVIVDSGNFDWKASGKFPSITEPNPSYHGISFTEAGGRAAWITKARAVLLRDTGSCLSPFHSFFFLQGLETLALRVTRHVENTLEVVAFLSKHPLVDVVRHPSLTDNAYHALYKRYFPKGGISIFTFDIKGTEKEARAFIDSLKLFSLLANVADVKSLVIHPATTTHSQLNAEEQESQGIKGTTIRLSIGCEHAQDLIDDLAQAFDAIGGPVCR from the coding sequence ATGGCTACCTATCATTTTGAAACAATCGCCCTCCATGCGGGCCAAGAACGGGCTGACAGTGCAACCGGAGCAAGAGCTGTTCCGATTTATCAGACGACCAGTTATGTGTTTGACAATTGTGCCCACGCCGAGGCACGCTTCAACCTAAGCGAACCCGGAAACATTTACAGCCGGCTTACAAATCCCACCCAGGATGCTTTTGAGCAACGCATAGCCGCCCTTGAAGGAGGCATTGCCGCCCTTGCCGTATCCAGCGGGTCGGCAGCGATCACCTATTCCCTGCTCAACCTCGCCAAGCAGGGAGAACACATCGTATCGGCAAAGACCATCTACGGGGGCACCTACAACCTGCTCTCGCATACGCTGTGCGAGTGGGGTATTACCACCACGTTCGTAGATGCTTCGAATCTGGGTGAGGTCGAACAGGCGATCACCGATGCAACAAAGGCACTCTTTGTGGAGACGATAGGAAATCCCAATGCCACCTTGTGCGACCTTGAGGCGTTGGCGGCCCTCGCCCACCGTCACAAAATTCCCTTGGTGGTGGACAATACCTTTGCCACACCCTATCTGGTTCGGCCCATCGAGCTGGGAGCCGACATTGTCGTCCATTCTGCAACGAAGTTCATCGGCGGCCATGGGACAAGCCTCGGGGGAGTCATCGTCGACAGCGGCAATTTCGATTGGAAGGCAAGCGGCAAATTTCCGTCGATCACCGAACCCAATCCCAGCTATCACGGGATCAGCTTCACCGAAGCGGGCGGTCGTGCTGCGTGGATCACCAAAGCCCGTGCCGTCCTTCTGCGTGATACCGGCTCTTGCCTGTCCCCCTTCCATTCCTTTTTCTTCCTCCAAGGCCTCGAAACCCTTGCCCTCAGAGTGACTCGCCACGTTGAGAACACCCTTGAGGTGGTGGCGTTCCTGTCCAAGCACCCCTTGGTCGATGTTGTGCGTCACCCCAGCCTTACGGACAATGCCTATCATGCTTTGTACAAGCGATACTTCCCCAAGGGAGGCATCAGCATCTTCACCTTCGACATAAAGGGAACGGAAAAAGAGGCCAGGGCCTTCATCGACTCATTGAAGCTCTTCAGCCTGCTCGCCAATGTTGCCGATGTGAAGTCGCTGGTCATCCATCCGGCCACCACCACCCATTCCCAGTTGAATGCAGAAGAGCAGGAAAGCCAGGGAATAAAGGGGACGACCATCCGCCTTTCCATAGGCTGTGAGCATGCCCAGGATTTGATCGACGACTTGGCCCAAGCCTTTGATGCGATAGGAGGACCAGTATGCCGGTAA
- a CDS encoding MTAP family purine nucleoside phosphorylase, producing the protein MKAIIGGTGVDSLEGLTLKKTVVGTPYGKVALFVGDDLVFLPRHGSDHSVPPHLINYRANVAALAALGVQEAVGIYAVGSISKALEPGDIGIVSDFIDVSGGAREHTFHIGGSSGVRHCAMDEVFDVALSNRMKALAPYLKDAGVYVCTNGPRLETKAEIRMFAHMGCDVVGMTLATEVGLLAEAGIRTLALAYSINWAAGVEQANVSFIGDAQIEALKEQMTQLCCKALLISSN; encoded by the coding sequence ATGAAAGCAATTATTGGTGGAACCGGTGTCGATTCCTTGGAAGGTCTTACACTCAAGAAAACGGTTGTAGGAACTCCCTATGGAAAGGTTGCGTTGTTCGTAGGTGATGATTTGGTCTTCCTGCCCCGCCACGGCTCTGATCACAGTGTCCCTCCCCATTTGATCAATTATCGGGCCAATGTGGCTGCTTTGGCTGCCTTGGGGGTGCAAGAGGCCGTCGGCATCTATGCAGTAGGCTCCATTTCAAAAGCACTTGAGCCCGGGGATATCGGCATTGTCTCTGACTTTATCGACGTCAGTGGGGGCGCTCGGGAACACACCTTCCACATCGGAGGCTCCAGCGGCGTAAGGCATTGTGCGATGGACGAGGTATTCGATGTTGCGCTTAGTAATCGCATGAAGGCACTCGCTCCTTACCTCAAGGATGCTGGGGTGTATGTGTGTACAAACGGACCGCGTTTGGAGACCAAGGCGGAAATCCGTATGTTTGCACACATGGGTTGTGATGTGGTAGGGATGACGTTGGCCACCGAGGTGGGCTTGCTTGCGGAAGCCGGCATCCGCACGCTCGCCCTTGCATACAGTATCAACTGGGCCGCAGGGGTCGAGCAGGCGAATGTGAGCTTTATCGGTGATGCCCAGATAGAAGCCTTGAAGGAACAGATGACTCAGCTGTGCTGCAAGGCTTTGCTGATCTCCTCCAACTGA
- a CDS encoding S1 family peptidase — MSDNICLSIAMGVKIMTSSDFTGLNTLNTFVNQSRNNLLNYFCKTCFVLGKFNQSTQFYEMLGTCFLIKNNLIATSTHVIGGNTSNLFIFFPEILEINSYQDVSNTECKPIPAEIVSQNPFSDITILKTDISYSGNLIPLGSFDDTSILETLWVFGFPHCVEGRRVFTAQQAELGAKILLSSSNIKSKFGVLNIQSRPGQSGSIVFSPTKNKIVGMLAGAYAIDCGISLGGINPRELNQTTQCISAEYISEMLEE; from the coding sequence ATGAGTGATAATATTTGTCTTAGTATTGCAATGGGGGTCAAAATAATGACAAGTTCTGATTTTACAGGTCTAAATACACTAAATACATTTGTGAACCAATCCCGGAATAATTTGCTTAATTATTTCTGCAAAACATGCTTTGTTCTGGGTAAATTTAATCAGAGCACTCAGTTCTATGAAATGTTAGGAACATGTTTCTTAATTAAAAACAACCTAATAGCAACATCAACACATGTTATTGGTGGAAATACTTCTAATCTCTTTATTTTTTTCCCTGAAATCTTGGAGATTAACTCATATCAAGACGTTTCCAATACTGAATGCAAACCAATTCCTGCTGAGATTGTCTCACAGAATCCTTTTTCTGATATTACAATTTTGAAAACTGACATAAGCTATTCTGGTAATTTGATTCCATTGGGCTCATTTGATGATACTTCTATACTAGAAACACTTTGGGTTTTCGGCTTTCCACATTGTGTTGAGGGCAGAAGAGTTTTTACAGCACAGCAGGCAGAGCTTGGAGCGAAGATCTTGTTGTCTAGCAGTAATATCAAATCAAAGTTTGGTGTTTTAAATATTCAATCCAGACCGGGACAATCTGGAAGTATTGTTTTTTCTCCCACTAAAAATAAGATTGTGGGAATGCTAGCTGGCGCATATGCCATCGATTGTGGAATATCTCTTGGGGGCATTAATCCTAGAGAACTTAACCAGACAACTCAGTGTATTTCTGCTGAGTATATTTCCGAGATGCTCGAAGAGTAG
- the putP gene encoding sodium/proline symporter PutP, translating to MNSYQIITGIAFALYLGLMLAIGFFTFRKTKSTSDYFLGGRSIGPWFTALSAEASDMSGWLLMGLPGLAYFTGLQEAFWTAVGLLVGTYLNWLFVAKRMRKYTIHAKDSITIPEFLTNRFHDKSKTLQIISSIIILVFFVVYTASGFLACAKLFTSVFGMNYYVALILGVVVILGYTLLGGYLAVVATDFVQGSLMFIALVATGILALFMAGGPVHTFTKLAEFGQHFINPFITPPGTTYGFLQILSALAWGLGYFGMPHILVRFMSIRSNAEVKTSRRIAMIWVTIAMAAALLVGVVGKIFLLPTTYASQSAAEAVFIASMQKIFPTFIAGFFLCAILAASMSTADSQLLVASSAFSKDVYKAMLRKNASDKETLLVSRITVIAVTIIAIFLAMDPNSSIFDVVSYAWAGFGATFGPVIIAALFWRRATRNGAIAAMVGGGLTVIIWKQLSGGLFDVYELLPGFIFASILMVIFSLLEKNPDKAMVAEFDAYMAIED from the coding sequence ATGAATAGCTATCAAATTATTACCGGTATCGCCTTTGCACTCTATCTTGGCCTCATGCTGGCCATCGGGTTCTTTACGTTCCGCAAGACCAAGTCCACCAGCGACTACTTCCTTGGCGGACGATCCATCGGTCCCTGGTTCACCGCCCTCAGTGCTGAGGCATCCGACATGAGTGGTTGGCTCTTAATGGGCCTTCCCGGACTTGCCTACTTTACCGGCCTGCAGGAAGCCTTCTGGACTGCAGTGGGACTTTTGGTGGGGACGTACCTCAATTGGCTCTTCGTTGCCAAACGAATGCGCAAGTATACCATCCATGCTAAGGATTCCATCACCATCCCCGAGTTTTTGACCAATCGGTTCCACGACAAATCAAAAACACTGCAGATTATCAGCTCGATTATCATTCTTGTGTTTTTTGTCGTGTATACAGCCAGCGGGTTCCTTGCTTGTGCGAAGCTCTTCACCTCCGTCTTCGGCATGAATTACTACGTCGCACTCATCCTTGGAGTGGTAGTCATTCTTGGATATACTCTGCTCGGCGGGTACCTGGCTGTCGTTGCAACAGACTTCGTTCAAGGAAGCTTGATGTTCATAGCCCTTGTTGCGACCGGAATTCTTGCCCTTTTTATGGCAGGTGGTCCCGTTCATACTTTCACCAAACTCGCAGAATTCGGTCAACACTTCATCAACCCGTTCATCACCCCTCCGGGAACGACCTACGGCTTTTTGCAGATTCTCAGCGCGCTGGCTTGGGGCCTTGGCTACTTCGGCATGCCCCACATCCTGGTACGGTTCATGTCAATTCGCAGCAATGCTGAAGTTAAGACCAGCCGTAGGATTGCCATGATCTGGGTTACCATTGCAATGGCGGCAGCACTGCTCGTTGGTGTTGTAGGCAAGATTTTCCTCCTGCCAACGACCTACGCCAGCCAAAGTGCAGCAGAGGCAGTATTCATTGCAAGCATGCAGAAAATATTCCCCACATTCATTGCCGGTTTCTTCCTATGTGCCATTCTTGCCGCCAGTATGAGTACCGCTGATAGCCAGTTGCTTGTTGCCTCCTCAGCCTTCAGCAAAGACGTTTACAAGGCAATGCTTCGCAAGAACGCCTCCGATAAGGAGACCCTTTTGGTAAGTCGTATTACTGTTATCGCCGTCACCATCATTGCCATTTTTTTGGCAATGGACCCCAACTCTTCTATTTTCGACGTTGTCAGTTATGCATGGGCGGGATTTGGTGCAACCTTCGGGCCAGTCATCATCGCAGCCCTCTTCTGGAGACGGGCAACCCGTAATGGAGCCATTGCAGCCATGGTGGGTGGTGGACTGACAGTCATTATCTGGAAGCAACTGTCCGGTGGCCTCTTTGATGTCTACGAACTGCTTCCCGGCTTCATATTCGCTTCCATTCTTATGGTGATATTCAGCCTTCTGGAAAAAAATCCAGATAAGGCGATGGTGGCAGAATTCGATGCCTATATGGCCATCGAAGACTGA
- a CDS encoding ABC transporter permease, with protein sequence MNYHRYSSKSGFSFSYGMLALVIVFLFIPLFVVVFFSFNNAKGMQWDHASLVWYKTLIFDSPSLWAAFRNSLVIALTSSITATVLGSLAAIGIKWYRFHGRNYITTVSYLPMVLPEVIIGISMLIFFSAVKVRLGMFTIYAAHTTFNLPFVFMMVTARLDEFDYSTVEAARDLGANERQTLTKVIIPSIIPAVLSGFLMCITMSLEDFVITFFVSGPGSGTLPLYVYSMIRYGVSPVINALSFVMILGTMVIAFIFRKFLKTVAASS encoded by the coding sequence ATGAACTACCACAGATACTCAAGCAAATCAGGATTCTCTTTCTCCTACGGAATGTTGGCCCTGGTAATAGTCTTTCTGTTCATCCCCTTGTTTGTTGTAGTATTCTTTTCCTTCAACAACGCAAAGGGAATGCAATGGGACCACGCCTCGCTGGTGTGGTATAAGACGCTGATTTTTGACAGCCCCTCATTGTGGGCAGCATTCAGAAACAGCTTGGTCATAGCGCTTACCAGCTCCATTACGGCAACCGTACTCGGCTCTCTTGCAGCCATCGGCATTAAGTGGTATCGCTTCCATGGCCGCAACTACATCACGACCGTAAGCTACCTTCCGATGGTCCTTCCCGAAGTCATCATCGGTATTTCCATGTTGATTTTTTTCTCAGCGGTCAAGGTACGCTTGGGCATGTTTACCATTTATGCAGCTCATACGACGTTCAACCTCCCCTTTGTGTTCATGATGGTCACAGCACGCCTCGATGAGTTCGACTATTCCACCGTGGAAGCAGCAAGGGACTTGGGTGCCAATGAACGGCAGACATTAACCAAAGTCATTATACCCAGCATTATTCCGGCAGTACTCTCGGGCTTTTTGATGTGTATTACCATGTCCCTTGAGGACTTTGTCATTACATTCTTCGTATCCGGACCTGGTTCGGGTACCCTTCCGCTGTATGTATATTCGATGATTCGCTACGGCGTCTCCCCGGTGATCAACGCACTGTCGTTCGTTATGATTCTCGGTACCATGGTCATCGCATTCATCTTCAGGAAATTCCTAAAAACTGTGGCTGCGAGCAGCTAA
- a CDS encoding extracellular solute-binding protein, whose protein sequence is MFRYFSILVVCLLMLTGMGCRKPAQQNSKLYLYNWTYYTPDALVAQFEKETGIDVVIDNFASNEEMFAKIMAGGNEGYDLIFPSSDYTAIMIKLGLLTELDHTMIPNLKYLSPLFREKADYDPAFRYSVPYFMGSSGIAVNTQRAPAGYERTWDIFSDIRMAGSMSMLDDMREVMGAALKHLGYSGNSIDRDQLQQAADLINTKWKPNLVKFDSESFGKAFSRGEFVVVHAYPENVFAEISKEKWSSIDFFIPPEGGMMYIDNMVIPKGSRNLEAAHAFINFIHEPKNYAVFLDTFSLPPTTNTGAAAFMKTEQPFFSIEDLSHSDNISDLGSDLELYNQLWQVIRYH, encoded by the coding sequence ATGTTCCGGTATTTTTCCATACTGGTTGTCTGCTTACTCATGCTTACCGGCATGGGTTGCAGGAAACCCGCACAGCAGAACAGCAAGCTGTATCTGTACAACTGGACGTATTACACTCCGGATGCTTTGGTGGCCCAGTTTGAGAAAGAAACCGGTATTGATGTAGTTATCGATAATTTTGCCTCCAACGAAGAGATGTTTGCAAAAATCATGGCGGGCGGCAATGAGGGATACGACCTCATATTCCCTTCCTCTGATTACACAGCGATTATGATCAAGCTTGGTCTGTTGACCGAGCTCGACCATACCATGATTCCAAACCTCAAGTACCTCTCGCCCTTGTTCAGGGAAAAAGCAGACTACGACCCTGCCTTCCGCTATAGCGTCCCCTACTTCATGGGTTCTAGCGGCATCGCTGTGAATACACAGCGAGCTCCTGCCGGGTATGAGCGCACGTGGGACATTTTCTCCGATATCCGCATGGCCGGGAGCATGTCCATGCTCGATGACATGCGCGAAGTAATGGGAGCGGCCCTCAAACATCTGGGATATAGCGGCAACTCCATAGACCGCGATCAGCTGCAGCAAGCTGCCGACCTCATCAACACCAAGTGGAAGCCCAATCTGGTAAAGTTCGATTCTGAATCGTTCGGCAAGGCGTTCAGCAGAGGTGAATTCGTTGTAGTACACGCGTATCCGGAGAATGTGTTTGCTGAAATCAGCAAGGAGAAGTGGTCGTCGATTGACTTCTTCATCCCTCCTGAAGGTGGAATGATGTACATCGACAACATGGTCATACCCAAAGGATCGAGAAATTTGGAGGCAGCCCATGCCTTCATCAATTTCATCCACGAACCGAAAAATTATGCCGTTTTCTTGGATACCTTCAGCCTTCCTCCCACTACCAATACAGGAGCCGCTGCCTTCATGAAAACAGAACAACCGTTCTTTTCCATCGAAGATCTTTCCCATTCTGACAACATCAGCGATTTAGGATCTGATTTGGAATTATACAATCAGCTGTGGCAAGTCATACGGTATCATTAG
- a CDS encoding ABC transporter permease produces MKKTLKPREREQMLGTMYGGPMGLWFTLFFTVPLGIIILYSFMKRGLYGGVEWEFTLTAYKQMFNPSFGMVVLRTLWISILSTFLCILIAIPCGYAMAKSKHQTFLLFLIIIPFWTNSLIRIYAWISILSTEGFINSLLMKLGLIDEGLKLIYNNGAVVLVLIYMYLPFAILPLFTTIDKFDFSLLDAARDLGATKLGSIVRVMFPNIKSGLSTAFIFTFIPIFGAYTVPLLVGGKDSTMIGNIIVDQVSKTRNWPLASAFSMILTLISLVGVFWMLYNGKREQMQKEGGSKKTTQQALEHNIRAHHNHRGAK; encoded by the coding sequence ATGAAAAAGACCCTCAAGCCAAGGGAACGTGAACAAATGCTCGGAACCATGTATGGTGGTCCCATGGGCTTGTGGTTCACCCTCTTTTTCACGGTCCCCTTGGGTATCATCATTCTCTATAGTTTCATGAAGCGTGGTTTGTACGGGGGTGTGGAGTGGGAATTCACCCTCACTGCCTACAAACAGATGTTCAATCCCAGTTTCGGCATGGTGGTCCTGCGAACGTTATGGATTAGTATACTCTCCACATTCCTGTGCATTCTCATAGCCATACCCTGCGGCTATGCCATGGCGAAGAGCAAGCACCAGACCTTCCTGCTTTTCCTCATTATCATTCCGTTCTGGACCAATTCGCTGATCAGAATCTACGCTTGGATTTCCATTCTATCCACCGAGGGCTTCATCAACAGCCTGCTTATGAAACTCGGCCTGATTGATGAAGGTCTGAAACTCATCTACAACAACGGGGCTGTCGTGTTGGTTCTCATCTACATGTACCTGCCGTTCGCCATCCTGCCTTTGTTCACCACCATCGACAAGTTTGATTTTTCCCTGCTCGATGCAGCACGCGACCTTGGAGCAACAAAACTCGGCTCGATTGTCAGAGTGATGTTCCCCAATATCAAGAGTGGGTTGAGCACGGCATTCATTTTTACCTTCATCCCGATCTTTGGAGCATACACTGTTCCGCTGTTGGTTGGCGGCAAGGACTCAACCATGATCGGCAATATCATCGTCGACCAGGTTTCAAAAACAAGAAACTGGCCGTTGGCTTCGGCTTTCTCCATGATACTCACCCTCATCTCCCTGGTTGGGGTATTCTGGATGCTGTACAACGGCAAACGAGAGCAAATGCAGAAGGAAGGCGGTTCAAAGAAAACCACCCAACAGGCACTTGAGCACAACATCAGGGCACATCACAACCATCGAGGTGCCAAATGA
- a CDS encoding ABC transporter ATP-binding protein, with protein MKGVEVSVERVSRSYGDFKALDDVSVKINKGEFFSLLGPSGCGKTTLLRIIAGFDYPDSGSVAFDNKDILPLPPDKRQSNTVFQTYALFPHLTVYENIAFPLRLRRVDKQTIETKVMEYVRLVQLEDHVNKKPSMLSGGQKQRVAIARALINEPRVLLLDEPLSALDAKLRQNLLVELDQIHDKVGITFIYVTHDQSEALSVSDRIAVMNRGKVLQIGTPYEIYEAPATRFVAQFIGESNSFPCTVVSCEPYEGEYLIRVDVPALQGEISVTDYEPQAIGAALDFTVRPEKVRISANPPRSTVKELNTFKGVVDEPVYSGFQSKFYVKLERVPSTQVKVFKQHTVFLEDGPDIEWKDSVYVSWTAADGYLVKDTDR; from the coding sequence TTGAAAGGTGTTGAAGTTTCTGTCGAACGGGTTTCCCGCTCCTATGGCGATTTCAAGGCACTCGACGATGTGAGTGTCAAGATAAACAAAGGTGAGTTCTTCTCACTGCTGGGGCCTTCCGGGTGTGGCAAAACCACCCTGCTTAGGATTATCGCTGGGTTTGATTACCCTGATTCTGGAAGCGTGGCGTTCGACAACAAGGACATTTTGCCCTTGCCGCCGGATAAAAGGCAATCCAACACTGTATTCCAGACCTACGCATTATTCCCCCACCTAACGGTCTACGAAAATATTGCCTTCCCTCTACGTCTCAGACGTGTAGACAAGCAAACCATCGAAACCAAAGTCATGGAATACGTGCGCCTCGTGCAGCTTGAAGACCATGTCAATAAAAAACCCTCAATGCTCAGCGGCGGTCAAAAGCAGCGCGTTGCCATTGCCAGGGCGCTCATCAACGAACCACGAGTACTGTTGCTTGACGAGCCTTTATCCGCCCTCGATGCAAAGCTTCGCCAAAACCTGCTGGTTGAACTGGACCAAATCCATGACAAAGTTGGAATCACATTCATCTATGTCACGCACGACCAGAGCGAAGCACTCTCTGTTTCAGATCGTATTGCCGTCATGAACAGAGGCAAGGTTCTGCAGATTGGTACTCCCTACGAAATTTACGAGGCTCCGGCAACTCGTTTTGTTGCCCAGTTCATCGGCGAATCAAACAGCTTCCCGTGTACGGTAGTCTCCTGCGAACCGTATGAAGGCGAATATCTGATACGTGTCGACGTTCCAGCCTTGCAAGGGGAAATATCGGTTACCGATTATGAACCCCAGGCAATTGGAGCTGCACTCGATTTTACCGTACGTCCGGAGAAAGTACGGATCTCCGCCAACCCTCCCCGCAGTACCGTGAAAGAACTCAACACCTTCAAGGGCGTGGTTGATGAACCGGTGTATTCGGGATTCCAATCCAAATTTTATGTCAAACTCGAACGGGTGCCTTCCACCCAGGTTAAAGTCTTCAAGCAGCACACCGTATTCCTTGAGGATGGTCCCGACATTGAATGGAAGGATTCTGTCTACGTCAGTTGGACAGCAGCTGACGGCTATCTGGTAAAGGATACCGACCGATGA
- a CDS encoding homoserine O-succinyltransferase, whose protein sequence is MPVTIPQDLPAALVLKQENIFFMTKERAIHQDIRPLQVALLNLMPNKSRTEEQFLRLLGNTALQVELTFLTTATYQSKNTPVSYLQTFYQTFDQVRDRHFDALIITGSPVETLAFEEVAYWQELTSILSWADLHVYASFFVCWAAQAALYHYYGIGKHQLPKKLSGVYSHSVRKKGTPLVRGFDDVFWAPHSRHTALDEESLYAHEDLEVLADSKEAGVYVAASKDGRKTFVTGHSEYDELTLHDEYQRDLAAGMNPQIPVNYYENGEVAVRWRSHAHLLFSNWLNYQVYQNTPYQLEEISKALQHS, encoded by the coding sequence ATGCCGGTAACCATACCCCAAGATCTGCCTGCCGCTCTCGTGCTGAAACAGGAAAACATTTTCTTTATGACCAAGGAGCGGGCAATCCATCAGGATATACGACCTCTGCAGGTGGCCTTGCTCAATTTGATGCCCAACAAGAGCCGCACGGAAGAACAGTTTCTCAGGCTTTTGGGCAACACAGCCCTGCAGGTCGAGCTGACTTTCCTGACTACGGCAACCTATCAGAGCAAGAACACCCCGGTTTCTTACTTGCAGACGTTCTATCAGACGTTCGACCAAGTACGAGACCGTCATTTCGACGCACTCATCATCACCGGCAGCCCGGTCGAGACCCTGGCCTTTGAAGAAGTTGCCTATTGGCAGGAACTGACAAGCATCCTGTCTTGGGCCGACTTGCATGTATATGCATCCTTCTTTGTCTGCTGGGCGGCCCAGGCTGCCCTCTACCACTACTATGGGATAGGGAAACACCAACTTCCGAAAAAGCTCTCAGGTGTATACAGTCATAGCGTACGCAAAAAAGGCACTCCCTTGGTTCGGGGATTCGATGATGTATTTTGGGCGCCGCACTCGCGTCACACAGCCCTTGACGAGGAAAGCCTCTATGCCCATGAGGACCTAGAGGTTCTTGCCGACTCAAAAGAGGCAGGTGTCTATGTAGCTGCAAGCAAGGATGGAAGAAAAACGTTTGTCACCGGACACAGCGAATACGACGAGCTGACATTGCACGATGAATACCAGCGCGACCTCGCAGCAGGAATGAATCCCCAAATTCCCGTCAACTACTATGAAAACGGGGAAGTTGCGGTGCGCTGGCGGTCACATGCACACCTGCTGTTCAGCAACTGGCTGAACTATCAGGTCTACCAGAACACCCCGTATCAGTTGGAGGAGATCAGCAAAGCCTTGCAGCACAGCTGA